The following are encoded in a window of Anoplopoma fimbria isolate UVic2021 breed Golden Eagle Sablefish chromosome 3, Afim_UVic_2022, whole genome shotgun sequence genomic DNA:
- the rsph4a gene encoding radial spoke head protein 4 homolog A: MDAKRDKSEQRLQSPASFKAFMMTNSTESNINLYDHLTGLLMKVMDEHPQNAVDVIEYMSHDVKQTFLEDKQKTLRDLPQTIAAELLADQQRLLFSRPEEAGHEEELMETPLPNVSEIGFYLEQAGVGLGREEMQRVFLALKQLVEWQALPRCRLWGKILGTESSYIVAEAEYREGEEEEEKSSEELAEEEEREADTQENEMDPLPQSTYKPLPPVQKEALGTGANKFVYYVCKEPGLPWVKLPSVSPAQITVARQIRKFFTGRLDTQVVSYPPFPGNEANYLRAQIARISAGTQVSPQGFFQARDEEGDEEDEPAQDSFEVNPDFEDIPVVEMAETLSTWVHHVQNILQQGRCTWVNLALKPGEDSNEEGEADEKEEPDEPEPEVGPPLLTPLSQDAEMFNIPPWTSKVSSALTSQHAVALQRSNLWPGAYAYACGKKFENMYVGWGLKYTGEGYSPPVPPLPQKEYRSGPEITEAVDSRLEEEQVLKQALEEQRAAQEEMEGIDDEDEEEDED, translated from the exons ATGGACGCAAAGCGAGACAAAAGTGAGCAGAGACTGCAGTCACCGGCTTCGTTTAAGGCTTTCATGATGACAAATAGTACGGAAAGCAACATCAACCT TTATGACCACCTCACCGGGTTGCTGATGAAGGTGATGGATGAGCATCCACAGAATGCAGTTGATGTGATTGAGTATATGAGCCACGATGTGAAGCAGACTTTTTTGGAGGACAAGCAGAAAACCCTGAGAGACCTTCCACAGACTATAGCTGCTGAGCTGCTGGCTGATCAGCAGCGCCTGCTGTTTTCTCGGCCCGAAGAGGCTGGCCACGAGGAAGAACTG ATGGAAACACCTCTCCCTAATGTGAGTGAGATTGGCTTCTACTTGGAGCAGGCTGGAGTAGGTCTGGGCAGAGAAGAGATGCAGAGGGTTTTCCTCGCACTGAAGCAGCTTGTTGAGTGGCAGGCGCTGCCGCGCTGCCGACTGTGGGGCAAAATTCTGGGAACGGAGAGCAGCTATATTGTTGCTGAAGCAGAgtacagagagggggaggaagaggaagagaagagctCTGAAGAATtagctgaggaagaggagagagaagcagataCTCAAGAGAATGAG ATGGATCCACTTCCTCAGTCAACCTATAAACCCCTACCACCAGTGCAAAAGGAGGCCCTAGGAACAGGCGCTAACAAGTTTGTTTATTATGTGTGCAAAGAGCCTGGTCTTCCTTGGGTAAAGCTTCCTTCAGTCAGTCCAGCACAGATCACTGTGGCTCGCCAGATCCGTAAATTCTTCACTGGGAGGCTGGATACCCAAGTTGTCAGCTATCCCCCTTTCCCCGGGAATGAAGCCAACTACCTGAGAGCACAGATTGCTCGGATCTCTGCTGGCACACAGGTCAGCCCCCAGGGCTTCTTTCAGGCTAGGGACGAGGAAGGTGATGAGGAAGACGAGCCAGCTCAGGACAGCTTTGAAGTGAATCCTGACTTTGAAGACATTCCTGTTGTTGAGATGGCTGAGACTTTGTCCACCTGGGTGCATCATGTTCAGAACATTCTGCAGCAG GGCCGCTGTACTTGGGTAAACCTGGCTTTGAAGCCAGGAGAAGACTCTAATGAGGAAGGAGAGGCTGACGAGAAGGAAGAGCCTGATGAACCTGAGCCAGAAGTTGGACCTCCTCTGCTTACACCCCTCTCCCAAGATGCAG aaaTGTTCAACATTCCTCCATGGACATCCAAGGTGTCTTCTGCTCTCACCTCCCAGCATGCAGTAGCTTTGCAACGTTCTAACCTTTGGCCAGGGGCATATGCATATGCTTGTGGAAA GAAGTTTGAGAACATGTATGTAGGATGGGGTCTGAAGTATACAGGGGAAGGGTACAGCCCACCTGTACCCCCGCTGCCACAGAAAGAATATCGAAGCGGACCAGAAATCACAGAGGCCGTGGACTCCAGACTGGAGGAAGAGCAGGTGCTGAAACAAGCTTTGGAGGAGCAACGAGCGGCccaggaagagatggagggcATCGAcgatgaggacgaggaggaagatgaggattGA